AATCGTTTTCTGTCGTGTCAGGCTGTGTAGCCGATTGGCCGTGCGAAACAACCAATTGTTTTCCTCAGGTTTGTTTTCATCAAATATGGGGTGTCGAACATAGCGTATGCCCCCGATGCGCAAGCGCAAGTCGTCTAGCGTGTGGAGGTCCGCCTGAGACATGGTTCGGCAGGTTTCAGCGGCTACAACATCAACGCCCATTAGAAAGACGAGAATGACGACAAAGAATCGATACACATCGCCTCCTTCACTAAACGATTTTCGTCGCGGACCCGATATTTTCCGCTGCGGACAAGGATGCCATGGCAGCCCGCGGCAATGGCAGCGTTGACGTCTGAAGCATAATCATCTCCCACCATGACGACTTCTGACGCTTTAAAGCCTAGCTTCCTCACTGCTGTTTCAAAGATCAATCGATCTGGCTTGCCACAATTTTGGATAGTTTTATTGGCTGCCCAACTGAGTGCTTGTGTAAATGCGCCAAGATCTAGGAACCATTGTTGTTGGCGTCGGTAATAGCGCCCACCACCTAACGCAAGTACTGGCCAGTCTGGATGAAGCATCATCCACTGAAACGCGTGGTTTAACTCTCGATACTGCCAGTTAGTGCCAAAATCGCCAATGATCAGTGCTTCACCAGATTCGTCAAGTTGAAAAAGCGAAAAGGCGTTCTGAATCGGCTTGGGCGCCACAACATGGATCTTTTTGATGTGACGCTGAATAAGCCACTCACACGCCACATCAATTGGCGTCACTATCTGGTCGATGCTAATCGGCAAACCGGCAAGCGTAAAACGTTTCATCAGTTCATCTTTGCTGCGCATGACAGTATTGGTCACAAATAAGACCGGCACATGACGTTCGATGAGTGCTCGAACAAAATCGATGTTAGGTTGTAACACAGCCGGCCCATCCAATAACACACCTTCAATATCAAATAGCCATCCTCGAAATTCCCGTATGTCCATATGACTGGTTTCAACTCTCGCGTATCACGGGTTTGTTTTAGTATAGTGAACAGTACTGAAGCGTGCAGAGTGTTTTTAAATGGCAGAATCACTGGGCGTGTTGACCTTGCTCCCTCCTCTGATCGCGATTGCTGTGGCGATTTATGCCAAAGAAGTCATCATCGCCTTGCTCGCGGGCTTGCTGGCCAGCGAGCTGTTGTTGGCTGGTGGCCACTGGCAGGGATTATTCGCTGTCATCGAGCGACCTGTGCATGTCTTGACGGATGCTGGCAATGCCCGTTTGATGACATTTTGTTTGCTGATTGGTGTGCTTGTGGGCTGGGTGCGTTCGTCAGGGGGCGTTTCTGCGTTTGTTCATAAGTTAACCACCAATGGTTGGGTGGATACCCCAAGGAAGGCATCGTTGATGACTTTCTTAATTGGTGTTGTGATTTTTGTTGAAAGCAACTTAAGTGCGTTGGCCTCTGGATTGGCATCGCGTTCTTTGTTTGATCGTTTTGGTTTGTCACGCGCACGACTGGCTTATTTGATAGACAGTACTTGTGCCCCCGTCAGTATATTATTTGTCTTCAATGGGTGGGGCGCCTATGTCATGGCACTTCTGCGCAACAATGGCGTTGATAATGATTTTCAAACCTTTATTGCAACAATCCCTTATAATTTTTATGCCCTCTTGGCGCTACTTTTGGCTTTGTACACCGCTTGGACCACCCGGGTGTTTGGCGCCTTAAATCGTCATGAATACAAGCGCACTGAGGAGACGATGGCGAATGAACCGAAAGCCACCAGGGCGAT
The sequence above is a segment of the Gammaproteobacteria bacterium genome. Coding sequences within it:
- a CDS encoding HAD-IIA family hydrolase; the protein is MDIREFRGWLFDIEGVLLDGPAVLQPNIDFVRALIERHVPVLFVTNTVMRSKDELMKRFTLAGLPISIDQIVTPIDVACEWLIQRHIKKIHVVAPKPIQNAFSLFQLDESGEALIIGDFGTNWQYRELNHAFQWMMLHPDWPVLALGGGRYYRRQQQWFLDLGAFTQALSWAANKTIQNCGKPDRLIFETAVRKLGFKASEVVMVGDDYASDVNAAIAAGCHGILVRSGKYRVRDENRLVKEAMCIDSLSSFSSF
- a CDS encoding sodium:proton antiporter; the protein is MAESLGVLTLLPPLIAIAVAIYAKEVIIALLAGLLASELLLAGGHWQGLFAVIERPVHVLTDAGNARLMTFCLLIGVLVGWVRSSGGVSAFVHKLTTNGWVDTPRKASLMTFLIGVVIFVESNLSALASGLASRSLFDRFGLSRARLAYLIDSTCAPVSILFVFNGWGAYVMALLRNNGVDNDFQTFIATIPYNFYALLALLLALYTAWTTRVFGALNRHEYKRTEETMANEPKATRAIYFVIPIVTMVLSVPWMMWWTGHGNLMQGSGSQSILYATTIACLVAYVLLRWGGQLTHTKLMQQGFSGMKELLPLVLVLILGIALGASIRDLGTGAFIASWVGPNLPTSWLAPMIFVSAALIAFTTGTSWGTFAIMVPIAIPVALQTGLPLPIAIGAALSGGIFGDHTSPISDTTIIASLAAGTDVMTHVRTQLPYALFAGLLSIVGFWLVS